The window GACTGATTCGTCGTGCGCGTGCTCGCGCTAAGCGGGGCCAGAGCTCGCGATCTTCACAGATCATGGAGGAATCAGCTGCCGAACTTAAGAGTGAAGCTGAGGCGCCATCGCAACCAAACCAAAAGGCCAAGGGCAAGTCGGTGGTGCGCGATCGCCGTCCTGCAGGGCCAGAGCGGACTGCAACAGAAACAACTGAGTACGAAGAGTCGCATGCGCAGGCTccagaagacgacgaggaagccgCAACCAAAACTGAATCTGGCGCCCCATCGAAAACTGCTTATGTtgaggatggtggtggcgACAAGGATAGCGCGGCTCAGCAGTGACGGTTAATTTCTGTGTACGGTGAGGGAATCACCATAGTTTTGTcttggatggcgatggacAAGCGGATGGTGATATGTATGGATGCTGTGATGTGGGGTTCTCTGGTTGGGTGTTTGGCGGACTTTGTTCTGATGATGAGTGATGTTCTTTCTGCAGATATCTTCTGCTTAGGGCTAGTTATTGCGAGCCTTTCTGTCATGTTCTGCCATTTGACTGATATGTTTCAGGAGCTCTTTAGTGTATATGGTTAAATAATGGCAATTGTGTTAATTTTTATAAAATTCGTATTCTAATTTTACGTCCTTCTATTATCCGTTCAAGTAACATCTCCCAAAAGACGCTTACGCTACTCGGACATCCACCCCCACAATAAGCTTTCGTTCTTACTATGCGAGTACAACACGCGTCAATATCAGGGTCAAAATCTGAATAGCCATACAAATTGGGCATAACATGAAACAATACTGTTGAAGCAAAACATAAGTTAAGCAAGTCCAAGGCTTGTCAGCCATAAAAAACTCGGGTGGACATCCCAAACATAACTAGGCAGAACTTTCTAAGATTCGAAATCACGCTTTCAAATTGACAAAAACACTCTTCAGTCTTTCCGTCCTTCCTTTGGGCACCTCTTTATTTTCGCTTGTTACCGGTCTTTCAGGCTGGGGGAGAAATAAGCCTGTGTTATTCTGAGTAGGTAGTCCGGATTGCGACTCTTGAACGCATCATCGAGATCTTGTGCAAttttttgcttcttgccTGCAATAATGTCGAGCTTGTGGACATCTGAACAACATGCACAGTGCACCGTGCAGTGCCCAACTCCTTTTCTCCCCTGGAGTGCTGGTGACGCACGTTCCTCGCAGCAGCCACAGGCGCGGCCacagcatcctcctcgttCTGCACAATCTtcaaccagctccttctGGAGAAACCACCTTGGGCTTTTTCTTATCGAATAATAGACCAGTCTTATGGATCCAGGGATCGTGTCTTCCGCGTCGGAGAGCCAGCGCTCTTGGTGCCGTTGCTCTATGCGAAGACTTTTCAGTTCCCCTTCCCATCGACAACTATTCATGCAGTCAGCTCGAAATTTTGGCctcttttttgtttcttttaGCTTCTTGTGCAAAGCCTCCTTTCGCTGAACGATTTCTCGGAGACGCGTGTCGGCAGCAATGACGGAATAGAACGGGTAGCAGCAGAATTCATTCTTGCGATAAAAGTAAGTTCTTTGGCCCCAGTGAGTCCCGTAGGGTTTGATGACTGTAAAAGTACTGTCGCTATTTGACATAATGTCGTGTATCGTAGCCGATGCTGCTAGATAGATTGATGATCACTTAACGTAAGTGCTTGGCGTAGGGAGTTATTGGCTTGGTCTTTAGCCAGTGAGTGGTCAGGATGATCAGTATAAATTGTTGAgatgattattattggaCGATCCGTAGGAGAGGAAAATTCAAGGGGGTTGAATTCGCCCTGACCTACCTCTTATGGATGCCGGATGAGCCGCTACCAGATTAGGACTAACTCTATTCCTACACGCGCTGAATATTATCTAGACTGTTTTCGTTCCGACATACAATAGGTGCTACATAATTATTGAAGTGTAAGAAGGCAAACGACACTATCCGAATCAGTATCTAATTTTCTTGACGTTCTAGACTCAATGTGGTACATGATCATgccggcaatggcattgTGACTTCTACTTCCCTATTTCTCTGACAAACGACTTGCTATCGTCCTCTTATCTTTCTTTCACAGATTGTCAAGTGGTATACAACAACATTGTCTGATAGTCGGGGTCAAGCAGAGGCCCTTATTGTGGTGTATGTTATAACGGACTTCCCCGCGTCCAGGAGATCAGGTCTTTTGAGTTTTCGAAACAAAGCCAATCATGATCTCTCTTATTATCGACCAGAGATTAAGCTTCTAGTGATCTTTGGACGAAATCTGGTAGTGGCAGCCTTATCACTTATTTGCTCCACTTTCTAAACACGAGGGGCGGAGACCTCCGATGCGCACTCGTTCTCCCTACGATGACTTGATTTCGATCGAGATAGAATATAACTATTAAATTATTTCTGCGTGAATTTTTCTTCCCCTAAACAATGATCGTTTTGTTCTTCTGGGCTTGGGAGATCCCGGTCGTCCTTGCATCGCCATGCCCGCCACGGGTGCGGATTCTGAATATGACTCTGGTCCACAGTTTCTGAGAGATGTGTGGGCACTTTCAGCCATTGCTATTCTAGTCGTTATTCTCAGAATTTTCGCTAAATTCAGGATCGCGAAATCTGGATGGGATGATGTCCTCATGGCTCTCGCATTAGTTAGCAACCCTTTCTTTCATTTGTCCAATTTGTTTCCGATAATGCTCCAGTGGATTTCTATCGTCTATACTTGTCCTAGAGCAGAAATTAACCATTCACTATTGCATAGCTTCTGGCAATAGTCGGATCAACCATGGCTACGGTGGCCGTGAATCTCGGCTTTGGTCGTCGTGTTGGAACCTTGGAACCGAGCGATGTCTCCAGAATCATCGAGTACGACTACTTCACACAGACCTTTGGGATTGCGGGTGGCACAATTGGGCGGGTCTCTTTTATCGTTTACATTATCGGATTGCTTGGAGTTAGCATATCTCACAGGGTTATTTTGTGGACCCTCGTTGTGCTCCAACCCATCGTCAACCTTGTCTTTGTCCTCATAATTTTTCTACAATGCCCAGGACTCGGATCTGGTATTTGGGAGCACTCTGGAAAAGTGAGATGTTGGAGCCCTCATGTTCAGGCATATTATGGATACTTCCAGGGGTGTAAGAAATCCTGTCCATGCCAGCGACGCAGATCAGTCTGTGCATACTAATGATGTGCCCTGGACTAGCATTCAACTCAGCAACTGACCTTTATCTCGCGGTGTTCTCGACGTACATATTCTGGAATCTTAATTTAAAAGTGCGAGTCAAAGTGGGTTTGATGACTCTTCTCGGGACGGGAGTCTTGTAAGTGAACATTTATCCTTGCAGAGTCTAAGCTAACTAGAAGGCATTGCCTATATAGTGCGATGATTGCGTCTATAATAAGAACGATACAAACCCGTGTTCTTGCAAAAAAGGACAAAGATCCAACCATTGCAACCATCAACCTAGATCGCTGGTTGTATATTGAAACCTATCTGGTTCTCATTACGGCATCAATCCCTTGTCTCCGATCCCTCGCCCGATTGATCAAGAGCCAGATATCTAGCACGGACAGATATACTCATGAACTGAGCTCACCATATACTGGAAATACTCTGTCGCTACCAAGAGCCAGAAATAGAGTTTCGGTTATTGGGAGTAGGGGGATGAAAAGGATTGCAGATGGAAGCGACACTGAAGACGATAATGTCGGCAACAGTGCCCATGGCAAATTCTCTGGATCTGACGACATCCATAGACAAGTCGAAATATCTGTGACTGTGGGATGAGGATCAAAATATCATTAATGTTTAATGAAGAACACTAGCTCTTTATTGGGTTTACTGTTGCCAAATTTCTAAGACGTAGAAAAGCGCAGAGATACGGGATAGTTCAATAGAAAAGTGGTCTACTCGGTCGCCTCGGGATTCACATTTCGCCCTAAACCCAACCAGGTTTCCCGACCCTTGACCATGACAGTGTCGCTTTAACAAACGAAGCAGAGTGATGCACCAGTTTCTTTTGGAAGCAGAGGCTATCATGATTTCATTTGACGGGCGCTGTATACTCGATCCCCCCGCCATCTCTTTtaagaaagaaaatacaAACTGGAGTAGAAGGGCTAAAAATAACTTTGAAACCACGCTTGACGTAAAGTTTTGGAAAGTTATCCTAAGTTAAGGCTAACTAACGCAGGGCTAACGTAAAAATAGAATCTGAATGGATCCAGCTGGATAATACGGAGTACACTGCAGGTGTTTGGCCCCAAAAATGTTTCCATTTGACGATCAGAACCAGTAGGAGTTCTCGTTGGTTGGCTAGTCTCACTCCGGGCGGTTAGCGGCGAGGCTCAGCACTTTACGGCCCCCATTCGTGCATCTCAAGGCAAACCAAGCTGGGCTTTTGGGTCGGTGTTTCGTTAGTCGCAGAGGCTCTCGCAAAACCTAAAATATTTGCCCAGGCATTTTTAAGTGATAAACTGCCATCCAGCTTCCCATCCACTGTACTCAACAGACCATCACTTACTTCAATACCCACACACTGCGAAGACTCTTCAAGATGAATTTGGGCTCTGCAATTATTCGAGGATTCCAAGTAAGAAACTGTCCCTGCTACTTTATTTTCACTCACTGACAAGCTAATAGTTGGTCTTTGCTGTTGTCGTCCTCGGACTCTCAGTGACTCTGGCCAAGAATCAAGAAGTAGGCGCTGTACCTGCAGCAACAGGCTATGCAGCCTTTACTGGAGGTATTGGTATTGTTTCTGCCCTTCTGGGAATTGCTTCTCTGTTTTTTGAACCACTGGAGGGTCTTATCAGTTGGGCCGTTGATGGGCTGGCAGCCCTTGCACTTCTTGCCGGGGGAATTGTATGTGGCATCCAACTTAACTTGCtttcgaagaagaaatatctGACTTTGCTTTCCTAACAGACCTATGCCGTTCTACTGCGCGGGACCAACTGCTCTGAATGGGAAACTCTATACAAGAATACGATTCTAAACGGAGGCTGTATCACTTACAAAGGAGCCTTATTATGTGCATATGAGGGCAAACCGAGCAAGCTAGAGGATCAGTGCCGATCGGCGACGGCTGATACTGCCTTTATGTTCATGACATTTATTATGTGTCTCACTGCTGCCGCTTTCAGTTTCTTCATGACCGGCAGACGCTGAAGACAATGAACGCTCCAAATCAGCCGTGCGATCCACCCAGAGAATTTTCTTATGATCAATATGAGATGATTTCTTTGGGGATGCATGTCGTGTTCAACTCAGCCTAATTTCTTTTCATGTCAGGGCAAAATTTTATATCGTTATGAATACCCTATCTTTTTATATGCAACGTGAATTATCGTTTGTTTGGATGACTGAAAAATGAATTGCTATCAGGGGTCCTTTTTATCCCAGTGAACCTATTAGCAAACCACAAAGGTATAAGATCTTGAGGAATCTCAAATTGTCCTTTTCATATATCATTTTTACTATGTGAGTGGCAGATCATATCATATTCTTGGTGAATTTCTATTTCGATATGGCCGATAGCCCCCAGATCTCCTCTTAGACAATTTCAATATACCTCTTCAGCTCCCTGTGGCAGAGTCAGTCCTTGAACTCATAAATAGGGGGTCAATTAGCCCTACCAGTCAGTCACTGCCTCTTTCCAGAGACCCAACTCATGCTCTCTAGTCACCGTAAAGAAATCAACAAACTCTCCGTCCAAAATCTCCCGAGAAATGCTATCCGGTGCTGAGAAACGTGCTAGAGCCAGATCTAGTGTGTTGGGAAGTAGTTCTGGGCGTGGGTCTCCCGGGTTTCGCGCTGACATAGGTGGCACGTTGATTTCTAGTTTCTTCTGGACCCCACGCCAGCCTGCTGAAAGGACGGCACTAAGTGCAAAGTGTGGGTGTAGATCCGCGCCTGGGATACGCACTTCAAAGCGCGTGGCACCGGGCTTGCAGACTGGAGGCGTGATCAGGCGTATCGATGCAATGCGGTCCTCCAGACCCCAGCTAATGTGCACCGGGGCCCAGTAGTTCTCCACCAGGCGTTTGTATGAGTTGACAGTCGGGGCGAATAGCGGCATAATATCAGGAAGAGCATCAAGCAGGCCAGCCAAGAAGTACCGACCTATATCAGAGAGATGGGAGATGTCAGCCCACCGAGGATTCTCTTCTGGTGTCTCCCTCGCGAAGAGATTCTGGCCATGGTTGTCGGTAAGTGAAATGTGAATGTGACCAGAGCTACCAGGCATCCCCTGCATGGGTTTTGCCATGAAGCACGGCGTAACTCCATGGTCAACTCCAAGAGATTTGGCGAGAAATCTGGAGTATGATTAGTTTTTGCTCCAAGGTATTTAAAAAGCACTCACTTAAACATGGCCACCTTATCAGCCATCTCGCTAACTTCACACACTTTTAGAGCCTATAGTAATAATTAGATAGGAACCATTTCAGCTGGAAACAAATGTAATACCGCTTCATATACGCCCGGCCCACCCTCAGTGTGCCATCCCTCGATTCCACAATTGATCTGAGCGCAGGTATTGAAGATGTCGTAGAAGTATTTCTTATTGGCAACTGGACGTGTCGAGCTGTAGCAAAACATGCCTTGGGTCAACGGCCGCAGAGCGCTGGGGGCATTCTTCTCAAGGAAAGCAGCGAGGTTAGGGTGTTGTGACACAGAACTACCATATCCGTCTTCGGAGGGAGTCTGAAAGTTCATGAATTCGAGTTCGACTTTACCGCATTGTAAATAAATAATACTCATTCATTGGAGATATCGTGAGACCTACCTCCTGCCAAAGCCTGGCATTCGTTCTCTGCAAGCCGGTCACAGATGCTCTTTAACATGCTCCTCCCGTCCGCCGAAACGGGTTTTCCGCCATTAAGAAACCGGACCAGAAAAAAAGGAATGTTCTCTTCCCATGGAAGGCGACGAAATGAATTTAGGTCTGGAACAGCTAGGAAATCCGCATATCCTGACTCTGGAGGCGCGACGCGAGCATCAGTCGTCCACAGCATATCATGCATATCCCAGCCGAAGACAGCGGAGCTAAATCCAAAACCGCTTTTCATTATGCCCAAGAACTTTTCCTTTGACATTACTTTTCCTCGTAGGACGCCATCACTGTCGATACCGGCGACCTTGATTTTGATGTCATCCGCAAGTAAATTGGGGAGGGTCTCGAGAGTGATCATTGTGGGAGTTATCATTCTGCGCGAAGCATAGATTATTGTTCACAAAATTTTTGAAAATTAAGAGAGTAAAATCAAAGCAGAAGACTAGTTTTGGTGCATAATGGCTCCGTTTTATGATGACCCATCGTGCGGGTCATTTATCTCTGCTTTCCTTCCCGGAAAGTCGAAAGCCCAAGGGCACCATTATCGCGCGCGCAGACTTTGAGTGCTACCGCGCACTGTGTACTATCGGTGCAGTTGATAACAAGTCCACAATGCTTTACCAAGCAGCCGAGTCCCTGCCGTCGGGTACTATTTGCTTCAAGCGACCAGCATTCCCGCggtccgccatggtggggCACATCGCGGCTATCCGCTCAGCGCACCAGAGCCGCGATGGATCAGGAACATCCATAAAATGGGGGAGTAAAAAGACACATATGAGACTTGGACTTATGTTATCCGACAGTTAGTGGCTTGACTGAATTAATCGGCAATCAAAATGACACGCACACTTCGCGTCGCTATCCTCGAATGCGACACTCCGATTGATTCAGTGAAAGTCCGATATGGAACATACGGGGATTTGTTCAATGGTTTGCTACAGGAGGGGCTCGATTCACTCTCAGACTTTCCTACTAGCATAACCTTACACACAAGCAAGTGGAATGTGGTGGAGAACCCAGTTTACCCTGCCACTGCCGATTTcgatgcccttctccttACTGGAAGCAGTACGTCAATAGAAGGTCCGCCATATACCTTACAGGTCTTCTAACCTCACTAGAGCATGATGCTTTTTCTGATGCCCCGTGGATAATTAGTCTCACCAACTACGTTCGCGATGTtttccaacagcagcagaagccCTTGATCGGAATCTGTTTTGGACATCAAATCTTAGCGCGGGCCTTGGGTGCGCGGGTGGGGAGAAGTACGGCAGGGTGGGAGATATCAGTAGATGAAATTAGTCTAACTGATGTTGGGAAACTTTTGTTTGAGAAAGATACACTAGTAAGTCCAATGTTCATCTCAACAAATGGGCCTGTGAGCTAATTATTGTTACAGTACTTGCAGCAGATGCATCGTGATATCGTTCATGATGTGCCGAAAGGATGTGTGAATCTCGGGCATAGTCCTCGTTGTGGTGTCCAGGGACTGCATATCCCTATGAAAGCCTTGACGGTTCAAGGTCATCCCGAGTTTAATGAGTTTATCATGTCTCAATTACTGCAGACGCGGCATAAACAAAAGGTTTTCGATGACAGTCTATTCCAAGACGGACTGTCCAGAGCTGGAAAGCCGCATGATGGGAATCTGGTAGGGAAAGCTATCTGTAAATTTCTTCTGCAGTGAACGAAAGAATTAGACAATTTTTGGAAATACTTCAAAAGGAATGAGGCTTGAATTGTAAAAACATAGTATACGAGCTTATGTCGAAGAGCTGAGTGAACCAAATGAGCGAGTCCTTATCGCGTGGAAACAATGACCGCGCTGAGAGGCTACGGTCCCACAGACTATAAATTCCGCTCAGCACGCCCACTTCCACTGCCCCTAACACACCACTTTAACTAAATCCTTGAACCGTGAAAATATCAACGGCACAACATGTCGAACCACATTCGTACCATCTGTCCGTCCACTCACCAAGTCATCTACGACCATCCAGCCACCTCTTTGGAGGAAGCCATCAAAGTCGCCTCCGCATCTAAAACTGCGTTTCAGTCGTGGCGGGCTGAGCCTCTGGACCAGCGCAAAGCAATTGTCTCCCGAGCGCTGGACATTATTGACAAGCGGAAAGATGATCTTGCCCGGGAACTGACTGTCCAGATGGGGCGACCGATCAGGTACTGCGGCGTCGAAATTAAGACCGCCCGTCTTCGTGCTGAGTACCTGCTCGATATCGCTGAAGAGAGTTTGGCAGATTTGCCCGGTCGCCCTGAAGCTGGTTTCCGGCGCAGGGTCAAACGCGTGCCTGTCGGGCCGACACTTATTGCAGGTGCATGGAATGTAAGCAATTTTTGACACTAGAGTAAAGGAACTGCTGTTGACCATCAGCATAGTATCCATACCTGACCACTGTCAATGGTCTCATCCCTGCTTTGTTGGCAGGCAATACCGTTATCCTCCGTCCATCGCCGCAGACCCCATTGTTTGGTGACCGCTTACTCGAGATTTTCTCGGAGGcaggtcttccagctcatGTACTCCAGATCATTCACGTTGGAAGCCTTGATATTTTGGATCAGATTTCCCAAATTGCCGACATCCAGTCTGTCTCATTTACCGGTTCGACAACAGGCGGGATTCGCTTGCGCGAGGCAACTGCCCGCCACATCAAGCCGGTAAACCTTGAACTGGGCGGAAACGATCCTGCCTATGTGCGCGCAGACGTAGACATCAAACACGTCGCAGAACAGCTGGTTGATGGGGCTATTTTCAATTCCGGACAAAGCTGCTGCTCTATCGAGCGGGTGTATGTGCATGCGAATGCCTACGATGAATTTGTCCGAGCAGTACAGGATGAGCTGAAGTCGTACGTTTCTCTTCATTTTTGAAAGTTGATTTCCTTAATGACTCCTGTAGGTACAAGCTCGGTGACCCTCACGATGAGACAACAACCACTGGCCCAGTTATTTCCCAGGCAGCTGTGCGAAAGATCAAGGAGCATGTTGATGACGCCCTGGCCAAGGGAGCGATAGATTCTACTCCAGAAAACACGAGTTTCCTTCTGGCCAAAGCATCGTCTAATCAGAAAGGAAACTATGTCGCTCCAATTGTTCTGACCAACGTCAATCACGAAATGCTAACTTTGAAGGAAGAAACATTTGGTCCTGTTATGCCGATTATGAAAGTGGCCAGTGATAATGAGGCTATTGCTTTAATGAATGATAGTGACTACGGACTGACGGCTAGCGTGTGGACGAAGGATATTGCGGTGGGAGAAGAGCTTGTTGACCGGATCGAGGCTGGCACAGTCTTCATCAACCGCTGTGACTATCCAAGCCCGGTAAGAGACGTTATCACACATTACAATTATTGCTTGAAGCTAACATTCTGCAAAATAGGATCTTGCTTGGACTGGTTGGAAGACATCCGGTTTGGGATGCACCCTCGGGCCGCGGGGATTTGATGCATTTGTGAAGTTGAAGAGTTACCATATTAAAGAGGCATTTGCATGAACTATGTTGTACCTTGAGAGATGTTAAAAGCTTTCTTAACGTTTGATTTGAATGAGATTATTATCTGTGCTCAGTTGCATATAATGACGAAGGGTGAATTGAATACCCGTATCAACTCATCTAGAGACTAGGACATTTCATATTTCGATTACCAGCCACACAAGTATGTGAAGAGCGACTGAATATACAAATCGTAGGGTTGAGTAATTTCCACGCGTTGCTATTGCTACAACTTTCATGATCTGCTGACCATCTTTGCCGACAGTCGCATGTACTGCAGGATACTGACTGAATCCTGTGGGACCCACATCATCGCGGTCCCGGACCGCGCTGGACCACCAGCCCTTCAGAAACTCGGAGCCAGCTACAACCACAGAATATTCAGTTATCGCCCCCTCATGCCCCGCACTAATAGATAAGAAAAGTACTGTACCGCCGGATATAGACCGCGTTCGGATTGTAAAGTGATAGACCGAGCAACTCTGAGGCCGTGAGACAGCGCCTAAGACCGCGATCCTTTGCCCGTGT of the Penicillium psychrofluorescens genome assembly, chromosome: 1 genome contains:
- a CDS encoding uncharacterized protein (ID:PFLUO_000905-T1.cds;~source:funannotate), which translates into the protein MSNHIRTICPSTHQVIYDHPATSLEEAIKVASASKTAFQSWRAEPLDQRKAIVSRALDIIDKRKDDLARELTVQMGRPIRYCGVEIKTARLRAEYLLDIAEESLADLPGRPEAGFRRRVKRVPVGPTLIAGAWNYPYLTTVNGLIPALLAGNTVILRPSPQTPLFGDRLLEIFSEAGLPAHVLQIIHVGSLDILDQISQIADIQSVSFTGSTTGGIRLREATARHIKPVNLELGGNDPAYVRADVDIKHVAEQLVDGAIFNSGQSCCSIERVYVHANAYDEFVRAVQDELKSYKLGDPHDETTTTGPVISQAAVRKIKEHVDDALAKGAIDSTPENTSFLLAKASSNQKGNYVAPIVLTNVNHEMLTLKEETFGPVMPIMKVASDNEAIALMNDSDYGLTASVWTKDIAVGEELVDRIEAGTVFINRCDYPSPDLAWTGWKTSGLGCTLGPRGFDAFVKLKSYHIKEAFA
- a CDS encoding uncharacterized protein (ID:PFLUO_000904-T1.cds;~source:funannotate); translation: MITLETLPNLLADDIKIKVAGIDSDGVLRGKVMSKEKFLGIMKSGFGFSSAVFGWDMHDMLWTTDARVAPPESGYADFLAVPDLNSFRRLPWEENIPFFLVRFLNGGKPVSADGRSMLKSICDRLAENECQALAGVELEFMNFQTPSEDGYGSSVSQHPNLAAFLEKNAPSALRPLTQGMFCYSSTRPVANKKYFYDIFNTCAQINCGIEGWHTEGGPGVYEAALKVCEVSEMADKVAMFKFLAKSLGVDHGVTPCFMAKPMQGMPGSSGHIHISLTDNHGQNLFARETPEENPRWADISHLSDIGRYFLAGLLDALPDIMPLFAPTVNSYKRLVENYWAPVHISWGLEDRIASIRLITPPVCKPGATRFEVRIPGADLHPHFALSAVLSAGWRGVQKKLEINVPPMSARNPGDPRPELLPNTLDLALARFSAPDSISREILDGEFVDFFTVTREHELGLWKEAVTDWELKRYIEIV